A part of Chitinimonas koreensis genomic DNA contains:
- a CDS encoding N-acetylmuramidase domain-containing protein — MSVLKTIAKTVLKAALRRHDVGLDVVELQELLTIAGHVVKADGLFGDATEAAVRAAQARFGLVVDGQAGPKTLAALRAGDADPRHLREADLVAAADKLGVPLATVKAINAVESKGVGFLPGGQPVLLFERPVMYRQLKAAGHDADALAVQFPNLVSRERGGYAGGATEWHRYLSACHIDPACAIEAASWGAWQVMGYHWRELGYTSAAAFLAEMQTSERAQLDAFVRFVLNDETLLKALRARKWAEVARLYNGPAYRDNDYDGKLARAYARFDAATAGNDAQAAAAA; from the coding sequence ATGAGCGTCCTGAAAACCATTGCGAAAACCGTCCTGAAGGCCGCATTGCGGCGGCACGACGTCGGCCTCGACGTGGTCGAGCTGCAAGAGCTGCTCACCATCGCGGGCCACGTCGTCAAGGCCGACGGCCTGTTCGGCGACGCAACCGAGGCGGCGGTTCGCGCCGCGCAAGCCCGGTTCGGCCTGGTGGTCGACGGCCAGGCCGGCCCCAAGACCCTGGCCGCGCTGCGCGCCGGTGACGCCGATCCGCGCCACCTGCGCGAAGCCGACCTCGTCGCCGCGGCCGACAAGCTCGGCGTGCCGCTCGCCACGGTGAAGGCGATCAACGCCGTCGAGAGCAAGGGCGTGGGCTTCCTGCCCGGCGGGCAACCGGTCCTGCTGTTCGAGCGGCCCGTCATGTATCGCCAGCTCAAGGCCGCCGGCCACGACGCCGACGCGCTGGCCGTGCAGTTTCCCAACCTGGTCAGCCGCGAGCGCGGCGGCTACGCCGGCGGCGCGACCGAATGGCACCGCTACCTGTCGGCCTGCCATATCGATCCGGCGTGCGCGATCGAGGCCGCGAGCTGGGGTGCATGGCAGGTGATGGGCTACCACTGGCGCGAACTCGGCTACACATCGGCCGCGGCCTTCCTGGCCGAGATGCAGACCAGCGAACGCGCGCAGCTCGATGCGTTCGTGCGTTTCGTCCTCAACGACGAGACGCTGCTCAAGGCCCTGCGCGCGCGCAAGTGGGCCGAGGTCGCCCGGCTCTACAACGGCCCGGCCTACCGCGACAACGACTACGACGGCAAGCTGGCGCGCGCCTACGCGCGGTTCGACGCGGCCACGGCGGGCAACGATGCTCAAGCCGCAGCAGCTGCGTGA
- a CDS encoding DNA-methyltransferase, with product MALDPSPRLTLHNADCLDVLATLPDASVDAIITDPPYFNARPDHWDRQWPNADAFARWLGDVLDQFARVLRPAGSLYLFASPRMSSRVEGLIGERFRVLNHVVWVKTTGVHQKACRAAQRSYHPQTERIVFAEHYGAEHAAAAAAGYARQCATLRGQVFEPLRAYLDGERQRAGWSGAEIDAAWRAWRGKSGGGMAGHWFGRSQWALPTRENYEWLQRLLNSRTPGVLAAPHAVLAEDYVHLHARYDVLRRDYDTLKAEYAALRRPFQLAAEAPNTDVWIFNPTPARPGRHPCEKPLPLMRHIVRTSTRPGQVVLDAFLGSGSTGVAALEAGCDFIGIEQDAAIFAAARDRLTRRQPST from the coding sequence ATGGCGCTCGATCCATCCCCTCGCCTCACCCTGCACAACGCCGACTGCCTCGACGTCCTGGCCACGCTGCCCGATGCCAGCGTCGACGCCATCATCACCGACCCGCCCTACTTCAACGCCCGCCCCGACCACTGGGACCGCCAATGGCCGAACGCAGACGCGTTCGCGCGCTGGCTTGGCGACGTGCTCGACCAGTTCGCCCGCGTGCTGCGGCCGGCCGGTTCGCTCTACCTGTTCGCCTCGCCACGCATGTCGAGCCGCGTCGAAGGCCTGATCGGCGAACGCTTCCGTGTGCTGAACCACGTCGTGTGGGTCAAGACCACCGGCGTGCATCAGAAGGCCTGCCGGGCCGCCCAGCGCAGCTACCACCCGCAGACCGAGCGCATCGTGTTCGCCGAGCACTACGGCGCCGAGCACGCCGCGGCTGCCGCGGCCGGCTACGCTCGCCAATGCGCCACACTCCGCGGCCAGGTGTTCGAGCCGCTGCGCGCCTACCTTGACGGCGAGCGCCAGCGCGCCGGCTGGAGCGGCGCCGAGATCGATGCGGCTTGGCGAGCCTGGCGCGGCAAGTCGGGCGGCGGCATGGCCGGCCACTGGTTCGGCCGATCGCAATGGGCGCTGCCCACCCGCGAGAACTACGAGTGGCTGCAACGGCTGCTGAACAGCCGCACGCCGGGCGTGTTGGCTGCACCGCATGCCGTCCTGGCCGAGGACTATGTCCACCTGCACGCACGCTATGACGTGCTGCGGCGCGACTACGACACGCTCAAGGCCGAATACGCCGCGCTGCGCCGGCCGTTCCAGCTCGCCGCCGAGGCACCGAACACCGACGTGTGGATATTCAACCCCACGCCGGCGCGCCCGGGCCGGCATCCCTGCGAAAAGCCCCTGCCCTTGATGCGCCACATCGTCCGCACCTCGACCCGACCCGGCCAGGTCGTACTCGACGCGTTCCTCGGCTCGGGCTCGACCGGCGTCGCGGCCCTCGAGGCCGGCTGCGACTTCATCGGCATCGAGCAGGATGCGGCGATTTTCGCGGCCGCCCGCGATCGGCTCACGCGCCGGCAGCCCTCGACTTAG
- a CDS encoding phage tail protein: MLKPQQLREHLARLVPGLATEPDKLLVFIKNGRIRSTGGGSLSFEYQYTLNVVLLDYAGHSDAVFVPILAWLRANQLDLLQNADRQAQGFKFEAEHLNNNSADLSIELALTERVLVKQVPGGLDVRHPDEPADPHAGIERWQLFVKDELLGEWDAHPWTT, translated from the coding sequence ATGCTCAAGCCGCAGCAGCTGCGTGAGCACCTGGCCAGGCTCGTGCCTGGCCTGGCCACCGAACCGGACAAGCTGCTCGTGTTCATCAAGAACGGCCGCATCCGCTCGACCGGCGGCGGCTCGTTGTCGTTCGAATACCAGTACACGCTCAATGTCGTCCTGCTCGACTACGCCGGCCACAGCGACGCAGTCTTCGTGCCAATCCTGGCCTGGCTGCGGGCCAATCAACTCGACCTGCTGCAAAACGCAGACCGCCAGGCGCAGGGCTTCAAGTTTGAAGCCGAGCACCTCAACAACAACAGCGCCGACCTGTCGATCGAACTGGCATTGACCGAGCGGGTACTGGTCAAGCAAGTACCGGGCGGCCTCGACGTCCGGCACCCCGACGAGCCGGCCGATCCGCACGCCGGCATTGAGCGCTGGCAGCTCTTCGTCAAAGACGAGCTGCTCGGCGAATGGGACGCCCATCCATGGACGACCTGA
- a CDS encoding phage major tail tube protein, translating into MALPNKLKYFDVFTDGNNHGGEVKEITLPKLARKMEDWRAGGMDGSIKVDLGQEPLELELTFGGVVRDALSAYAATTHDAVLLRFVGAYQREDVDNYDAIEIEVRGRYQEIDMGTAKAGDENDFKAKLPLSYYRLAINGATVIEIDNINFVHMVDGVDRLAKARKALGR; encoded by the coding sequence ATGGCACTCCCCAACAAGCTCAAATACTTCGACGTCTTCACCGACGGCAACAACCACGGCGGCGAGGTGAAGGAAATCACGCTGCCGAAGCTGGCGCGGAAGATGGAGGATTGGCGCGCCGGCGGCATGGACGGCTCGATCAAGGTCGACCTCGGCCAAGAGCCGCTCGAACTCGAGCTGACCTTCGGCGGCGTGGTCCGCGACGCGCTGTCGGCCTACGCGGCCACGACGCACGACGCGGTCCTGCTGCGCTTTGTCGGCGCCTACCAGCGCGAGGACGTCGACAACTACGACGCCATCGAGATCGAGGTACGCGGCCGTTACCAAGAGATCGACATGGGCACGGCGAAAGCCGGCGACGAAAACGACTTCAAGGCCAAGCTGCCGCTCAGCTATTACCGACTGGCCATCAACGGCGCGACGGTTATCGAGATCGACAACATCAACTTCGTCCATATGGTCGACGGCGTCGACCGTCTGGCGAAGGCCCGTAAAGCCCTCGGCCGCTGA
- a CDS encoding phage tail assembly protein, whose translation MDLNKDQQAQEGQPPQNPDTVTVTFDTPIVRSDQTIASVTLRKPKAGALRGVAMVDLVHMEAGAVITVLPRISTPTLTKQDAERLDGADLVQCGLAIAGFLTPKALAAVSPQS comes from the coding sequence ATGGACCTCAACAAAGACCAGCAAGCCCAAGAAGGCCAGCCGCCCCAGAACCCTGACACCGTCACCGTGACGTTCGACACGCCGATCGTCCGCAGCGACCAGACCATCGCCAGCGTGACGCTGCGCAAACCCAAGGCCGGTGCGCTGCGCGGCGTCGCCATGGTCGACCTGGTGCATATGGAGGCCGGCGCCGTCATCACGGTGCTGCCGCGGATCAGCACGCCCACGCTGACCAAGCAGGACGCCGAGCGCCTCGACGGCGCCGACCTGGTGCAATGCGGCCTGGCGATCGCCGGTTTTTTAACGCCGAAGGCGCTCGCGGCAGTCTCCCCGCAGTCGTAG
- a CDS encoding phage virion morphogenesis protein — translation MDDLTALADWCDQLLARLSAGERRQLAREIARDLLPANARRIAAQQAPDGTPYTPRKAGAARDQRGHIRRGAMFAKLRTTRWLRAEATAERATVGFAGRVGRIALVHHEGLRDRVRPGGPEAIYPARPLLGLAAADVERIRDTVLAHLAGR, via the coding sequence ATGGACGACCTGACCGCGCTCGCCGACTGGTGCGACCAGTTGCTGGCGCGGCTCAGCGCCGGCGAGCGCCGGCAGCTCGCCCGCGAGATCGCCCGCGACCTGCTGCCGGCCAACGCGCGCCGCATCGCGGCCCAGCAGGCACCCGACGGCACGCCGTACACCCCACGCAAGGCCGGCGCGGCCCGCGACCAGCGCGGCCACATCCGCCGCGGCGCCATGTTCGCCAAGCTCCGAACGACGCGCTGGCTACGGGCCGAGGCCACGGCCGAGCGCGCCACGGTCGGTTTCGCCGGCCGCGTCGGCCGCATCGCCCTCGTACATCACGAGGGCCTGCGCGACCGCGTGCGCCCTGGCGGCCCCGAGGCCATCTATCCGGCCCGCCCGCTGCTGGGCCTGGCCGCCGCCGACGTCGAGCGCATCCGTGACACCGTCCTCGCACACCTCGCCGGCCGCTGA
- a CDS encoding phage tail protein I — protein sequence MTARLLPPNATALERALADVLPAAVDPSPLATLHDPWRAPAAFLPALAWQCSVEGWDIASSEAQRRAMIDASFRVHRHKGTPYAIEQALAVLNVRADLVEWWQTTPTGQPGTATLTAWVNSVVAGESAVITPTLYGRLADYLGAVKRHSIHLTIRLGARLDAGLVLTAGGQAFTALRHTARAVGVTVPPLRASFQPVVGGQLFAVQRHALRPSAPTLPPLAAGLCFAAAAGAVSVIRLPLEVRL from the coding sequence ATGACGGCCCGCCTGCTCCCGCCGAACGCGACGGCGCTCGAGCGCGCGCTGGCCGACGTGCTCCCGGCCGCCGTCGATCCGTCGCCGCTGGCCACGCTGCACGACCCGTGGCGCGCGCCGGCGGCCTTCCTGCCGGCGCTGGCCTGGCAATGCTCCGTCGAGGGCTGGGACATCGCCAGCAGCGAAGCCCAGCGCCGCGCCATGATCGACGCCTCGTTTCGCGTCCATCGCCACAAGGGCACGCCCTACGCGATCGAACAGGCCCTCGCGGTGCTCAACGTTCGTGCCGACCTGGTCGAGTGGTGGCAGACCACGCCGACCGGCCAGCCCGGCACCGCCACGCTGACCGCCTGGGTCAATTCCGTCGTGGCCGGCGAATCGGCCGTCATCACGCCCACGCTCTATGGCCGGCTGGCCGACTACCTGGGCGCCGTCAAACGCCATTCGATCCACCTGACCATTCGGCTCGGCGCGCGGCTCGACGCCGGCCTGGTGCTCACGGCCGGCGGCCAGGCCTTCACCGCCCTGCGCCACACCGCCCGCGCCGTCGGCGTCACCGTGCCGCCGCTGCGCGCCAGTTTTCAGCCGGTCGTTGGCGGACAGCTCTTCGCCGTGCAGCGCCACGCGCTGCGCCCCAGCGCGCCCACGCTGCCTCCCCTCGCCGCCGGCCTCTGCTTCGCCGCCGCAGCCGGCGCCGTCTCCGTCATCCGTCTACCGCTGGAGGTCCGCCTGTGA
- a CDS encoding phage holin family protein, translated as MTLLTCLYGLCCAVIALRLATFARGAGAHRPRAAWLAYLLTVAAGSVPIRLMLGQPVAVDLAGLLLHAALAAALLAVRGNVVDLFRSPCASHSGVLSRLLKGGAR; from the coding sequence ATGACGCTGCTGACCTGCCTCTATGGCCTGTGCTGCGCAGTCATCGCCCTGCGGCTGGCGACATTCGCCCGAGGCGCCGGCGCGCACCGGCCGCGCGCGGCCTGGCTGGCCTACCTGCTCACCGTGGCGGCCGGTTCGGTGCCTATCCGGCTGATGCTGGGCCAACCCGTTGCCGTCGACCTGGCCGGCCTGCTGCTGCATGCCGCCTTGGCCGCCGCCCTACTGGCCGTCCGCGGCAACGTGGTCGACCTATTCCGATCTCCCTGCGCGTCGCATTCCGGCGTGCTGTCCCGTCTCCTGAAAGGTGGTGCCCGATGA
- a CDS encoding baseplate assembly protein — protein sequence MTVVDLSRLPAPDCVEPLDYETILADKRARLLAILPAEQRTAIAAALALESDPLAKLLELEAYAELGLRQRVNDAARALMLAYAKRGDLDQLAAREGVIRQVIDAGDPAAIPPRAPVYEEDDRLRRRTQLAWEGLSCAGSREGYEFHALTAAVNVLDVQVESPAPCIIDLYVVDRRGDGVPDAALLAAVQVALSDKRVRPMGDRVTVRAARPRAYTVSAGLRIAAGPDAAVVLAAARAALVALLDKTRTTGATVSLAMMTAALVVEGVVDVELRAPTANIVCAPDEFPSLVAIVLDRLP from the coding sequence GTGACCGTCGTCGACCTGTCCCGCCTGCCCGCCCCCGACTGCGTCGAGCCGCTCGACTACGAGACGATCCTGGCCGACAAGCGCGCCCGGCTGCTGGCCATACTCCCGGCAGAGCAACGCACCGCGATCGCCGCCGCCCTGGCGCTCGAATCCGACCCGCTGGCCAAGCTGTTGGAATTGGAGGCTTACGCCGAGCTGGGCCTGCGCCAACGCGTCAACGATGCCGCTCGCGCGCTGATGCTGGCCTACGCCAAGCGCGGTGACCTTGACCAGCTCGCAGCCCGTGAAGGCGTGATCCGCCAGGTGATCGACGCCGGCGACCCTGCCGCTATCCCGCCCCGCGCGCCGGTCTACGAAGAGGACGATCGGCTGCGCCGTCGCACGCAATTGGCCTGGGAAGGCTTGAGCTGCGCCGGCAGCCGCGAGGGCTATGAGTTCCACGCGTTGACCGCTGCGGTCAATGTGCTGGACGTGCAAGTCGAAAGCCCGGCGCCGTGCATCATCGACCTCTACGTGGTCGACCGGCGTGGCGACGGCGTGCCGGACGCCGCCCTGCTGGCGGCCGTCCAAGTGGCGCTATCGGACAAGCGCGTGCGGCCGATGGGTGATCGCGTCACCGTCCGCGCCGCACGGCCTCGGGCCTACACCGTATCGGCCGGCCTGCGCATCGCTGCCGGGCCGGATGCTGCGGTGGTCCTGGCCGCCGCCCGCGCCGCGTTGGTCGCGCTGCTGGACAAGACGCGCACCACCGGCGCGACCGTCTCGCTCGCGATGATGACCGCGGCCCTCGTAGTCGAGGGCGTGGTCGACGTCGAGCTACGGGCGCCCACGGCCAACATCGTCTGCGCCCCCGACGAATTCCCGTCGCTGGTCGCCATCGTCTTGGATCGCCTGCCATGA
- a CDS encoding phage tail sheath subtilisin-like domain-containing protein: MKPRILACPGLDTLPVATALASVAQKARGMAYVAADGATTKEAATTYRNNFGQREIMVLWPDFTAWDSVANASSTLWATAVAVGLRAKLDEEVGWHKTLSNIPVNGVTGLSRSVYFDLQSTATDADYLNSHEVTCLINAQGFRFWGSRTASNDPLFAFENYTRTAQVIADMVAENHMWAVDKPMSAQLVKDILAGINAGFRRLKAAGYIVDGQAWLDESINTVDALKAGKLTIDYDYCPVPPLEDLGFRQRITDRYLADFAARVAA; encoded by the coding sequence GTGAAGCCGAGAATCCTGGCCTGCCCTGGCCTCGACACGCTCCCCGTCGCAACGGCGCTGGCCAGCGTCGCGCAGAAGGCGCGCGGCATGGCCTACGTGGCGGCCGACGGCGCGACCACCAAGGAGGCCGCGACGACCTACCGCAATAATTTCGGCCAGCGCGAAATCATGGTCCTGTGGCCCGACTTCACCGCGTGGGACAGCGTGGCCAACGCCTCTTCGACCCTGTGGGCGACGGCGGTCGCGGTCGGCCTGCGCGCCAAGCTGGACGAGGAGGTGGGCTGGCACAAGACGCTGTCGAACATCCCCGTCAACGGCGTGACCGGCCTGTCGCGTTCGGTCTATTTCGACCTGCAATCCACGGCCACCGACGCGGACTACCTCAACAGCCACGAGGTGACCTGCCTCATCAACGCGCAAGGGTTCCGTTTCTGGGGATCGAGGACGGCCAGTAACGACCCGCTGTTCGCGTTCGAGAACTACACCCGCACCGCGCAGGTGATCGCGGACATGGTCGCCGAGAATCACATGTGGGCGGTCGACAAGCCCATGAGCGCGCAGCTGGTGAAAGACATCCTCGCCGGTATCAACGCGGGCTTTCGCCGGTTGAAGGCTGCCGGCTACATCGTCGACGGCCAAGCCTGGCTCGACGAAAGCATCAACACGGTCGACGCGCTGAAGGCCGGAAAGCTGACGATCGACTACGACTACTGCCCGGTCCCGCCGCTGGAAGACTTGGGCTTCCGCCAGCGCATCACCGACCGCTACCTGGCCGACTTCGCCGCGCGCGTCGCGGCCTGA
- a CDS encoding Com family DNA-binding transcriptional regulator: METIRCTSCNRKLAEARAEAGFELAIKCPRCRAYNIWRAARP, translated from the coding sequence ATGGAAACGATCCGCTGCACCAGCTGTAACCGCAAGCTCGCCGAAGCCCGCGCCGAAGCCGGTTTCGAGCTGGCGATCAAATGCCCGCGCTGCCGGGCCTACAACATCTGGAGGGCCGCGCGCCCCTGA
- a CDS encoding tail fiber assembly protein, with amino-acid sequence MYLTLTYDGADLVNWTPEELRERGVPATIIAAAILEKHLAALRAERDRRLAACDWTQIADADLTNEQRAAWSTYRQALRDLPDTVADPAAPVWPDKP; translated from the coding sequence ATGTACCTGACTCTGACCTACGACGGCGCCGACCTCGTCAACTGGACGCCCGAAGAACTGCGCGAACGAGGTGTACCCGCGACCATCATCGCCGCAGCCATCCTCGAGAAGCACCTGGCCGCCCTGCGTGCCGAACGCGACCGGCGCCTGGCTGCCTGCGACTGGACCCAGATCGCCGACGCCGACCTGACCAACGAACAGCGCGCCGCCTGGAGCACCTACCGCCAGGCCCTGCGCGACCTGCCCGACACCGTCGCCGATCCGGCCGCGCCGGTCTGGCCGGACAAGCCGTAG
- a CDS encoding phage baseplate assembly protein V, whose translation MNANAETNRRLESVLRDGTVFAVDHETARCRVKSGGLESEWLPWLAARAGTTTTWDPPTIGEQVLVFAASGEGATGLVLMGIYSDQIPPPDRSPHTHVRAYPDGARIAYDHQLSALTVTGIKTALVDASDSITATAGKSITAEAGETVMVKAGVSVTIDAPDTHVTGNLTVDKLLTYLGGMAGFGTPGSAGGNVATIHGTVQTVGGDLIADEISVKQHVHIEQGDSQPTSPARSA comes from the coding sequence ATGAACGCCAACGCCGAAACCAACCGCCGACTCGAGAGCGTCCTACGTGATGGGACGGTGTTCGCCGTCGACCACGAAACGGCGCGCTGCCGGGTCAAGTCGGGCGGTCTCGAGAGCGAGTGGCTGCCCTGGCTGGCCGCTCGCGCCGGAACGACCACGACCTGGGATCCGCCCACCATCGGGGAACAGGTGCTGGTGTTTGCCGCCAGCGGAGAAGGCGCGACCGGCCTCGTGTTGATGGGCATCTACAGCGACCAGATTCCGCCGCCCGACCGCAGCCCCCACACCCACGTGCGCGCCTACCCGGACGGCGCCCGCATCGCATACGACCACCAGCTCAGCGCGCTGACCGTCACCGGCATCAAGACGGCCCTCGTTGACGCATCCGACAGCATCACCGCTACGGCCGGCAAGTCCATCACAGCCGAGGCCGGCGAAACCGTCATGGTGAAAGCCGGCGTGTCGGTGACCATTGACGCGCCAGACACCCACGTCACCGGCAACCTCACCGTGGACAAGCTGCTCACCTACCTCGGCGGCATGGCCGGCTTCGGTACGCCAGGCAGCGCCGGCGGCAACGTGGCCACGATCCACGGCACGGTGCAGACCGTCGGCGGCGACCTGATCGCCGACGAGATTTCGGTGAAGCAGCACGTCCACATCGAGCAGGGCGACAGCCAGCCCACCAGCCCGGCCCGGAGCGCCTGA
- a CDS encoding GPW/gp25 family protein, producing the protein MAAYLGMHASTGRSLADDDHIAQSVADILTTPVGSRLMRREYGSQLFDLIDQPANGATAIRLNAAAVMALMRWEPRIRLSRVAITLGSQAGAVDVAIEYSRRDGLSAGEPRSLALTLRGRP; encoded by the coding sequence ATGGCCGCCTATCTCGGCATGCACGCCAGCACCGGCCGATCCCTGGCCGACGATGACCACATCGCCCAATCCGTCGCCGACATCCTGACCACGCCGGTCGGCTCCCGCCTCATGCGGCGCGAGTACGGCTCGCAGCTGTTCGACCTGATCGACCAGCCGGCCAACGGCGCGACCGCGATCCGCCTCAACGCCGCCGCCGTGATGGCGCTGATGCGCTGGGAACCGCGCATCCGCCTGTCGCGCGTGGCCATCACGCTGGGCAGCCAGGCCGGCGCCGTCGACGTGGCGATCGAGTACAGCCGCCGCGACGGGCTCAGCGCCGGCGAGCCGCGCTCGCTCGCCCTCACCCTGCGAGGCCGCCCGTGA
- a CDS encoding GpE family phage tail protein, whose product MADIATVFHWGPREMDEMDVSELMDWRERARIRSGAEE is encoded by the coding sequence ATGGCGGACATCGCGACCGTGTTCCACTGGGGACCGCGCGAGATGGACGAAATGGACGTATCGGAGCTGATGGATTGGCGCGAGCGCGCCCGAATCAGGAGCGGCGCCGAGGAATAG